The following proteins come from a genomic window of Achromobacter sp. AONIH1:
- a CDS encoding Flp family type IVb pilin: MKAKLMQFWNDDAGITALEYGLIAGLVAVALIASVGLFTGSLQSMYQALKAKLDAAQGT, translated from the coding sequence ATGAAAGCCAAGCTCATGCAGTTCTGGAATGACGACGCCGGCATCACGGCGCTGGAGTATGGCCTGATCGCCGGACTGGTCGCGGTCGCGCTGATCGCGTCGGTGGGCTTGTTCACCGGCAGTCTTCAGAGCATGTACCAGGCGCTCAAGGCGAAGCTCGACGCGGCCCAGGGCACCTGA
- a CDS encoding Flp family type IVb pilin yields the protein MKAKLAQFWNDEEGITALEYGLIAGLVAVALVIGVGAFTGSLKDMFNALKTKLDTARTT from the coding sequence ATGAAAGCGAAACTTGCGCAGTTCTGGAACGATGAGGAAGGCATCACCGCCCTGGAATACGGGCTCATCGCGGGCCTGGTGGCAGTGGCCCTGGTCATAGGCGTTGGCGCGTTCACGGGCAGTCTGAAAGACATGTTCAACGCACTCAAGACCAAGCTGGATACCGCCAGGACCACCTGA
- a CDS encoding prepilin peptidase, with product MYPGEALWWLLFAYWNLVLIHADLRHRRVPNTLIVAGFAGQLLWLLAAWLVPGWMPPPRWAGWGMALAGFFCAFLFLPVWARRKMGAGDVKAIAILGLLLGFAPLMVTLVGASLLAGLHALAYLLINRHWALADRWKQIPYGAYLGAAALSVVFIPLNSVWYSWCFSWCSTGS from the coding sequence TTGTATCCAGGGGAAGCGCTGTGGTGGCTGTTGTTCGCATACTGGAATCTGGTGTTGATCCACGCCGATCTGCGCCATCGCCGCGTTCCCAATACGCTCATCGTCGCGGGATTCGCGGGGCAGCTGCTTTGGCTGCTGGCCGCCTGGCTGGTTCCTGGCTGGATGCCTCCGCCGCGTTGGGCCGGCTGGGGCATGGCGCTGGCAGGCTTTTTCTGCGCCTTCCTGTTCCTGCCTGTTTGGGCGCGGCGCAAGATGGGCGCGGGCGATGTCAAGGCCATCGCCATACTCGGCCTGCTGCTGGGCTTCGCGCCGCTGATGGTGACGCTGGTGGGGGCGAGCCTGCTGGCGGGCCTGCATGCGCTGGCCTATTTGCTGATCAACCGCCATTGGGCGCTGGCCGACCGCTGGAAGCAGATTCCCTATGGCGCGTATCTGGGCGCCGCCGCGCTCAGCGTGGTGTTTATTCCCTTGAATTCGGTCTGGTATTCGTGGTGTTTTTCCTGGTGTTCTACGGGATCCTGA
- a CDS encoding pilus assembly protein yields the protein MFYGILTYSLVFAAQHSITLAAQDGARKVLQWQAGTPSLTARANAGRDTALALANWVSTMSSAPVKVAVCGSTGTLSSAGGGACSGMTLAKDQIEVTVSYAYGAHPLIPAFPFLQDALMSASSVLSARATVYLGNTMDGDT from the coding sequence GTGTTCTACGGGATCCTGACCTACTCCTTGGTGTTCGCCGCACAGCATTCCATCACGCTGGCCGCGCAGGACGGCGCGCGCAAGGTGCTGCAATGGCAGGCCGGCACGCCGTCGCTGACGGCCCGCGCCAATGCCGGCCGCGACACCGCGCTGGCCCTGGCCAACTGGGTCAGCACAATGTCCTCCGCGCCGGTCAAGGTGGCGGTCTGCGGCAGCACCGGCACGCTCAGCAGCGCCGGCGGCGGCGCCTGCAGCGGCATGACGCTGGCCAAGGACCAGATCGAAGTGACGGTGTCCTATGCCTATGGCGCGCACCCGCTGATCCCCGCCTTTCCGTTCCTGCAGGATGCGCTGATGTCCGCATCCAGCGTGCTCAGCGCGCGGGCCACCGTGTATCTCGGCAACACCATGGACGGAGATACCTGA
- a CDS encoding MHYT domain-containing protein, which translates to MNPGDVVPLSFNGGLVALSFLTAVLGSYVALLAAVGIRTETQDGDIRLGYILIGAVAMGGVGIWSMHFIGMQAQDLPFLVGYQVGLTVLSFLVAAGFSGWAFWYVGRDRFTIGRCLVGGLAAGLGVAAMHYVGISAMRMPAVFLWNLPLVVLSVLIAVIAASAALWLAFNTQNELQRAGAAVLMAVAVCGMHYTGAAAGTVVCAAPRDGTGMQIGGVLLPYIAFGLSAVVLVLMRWHLQRASSRFRARLAQRIDAIIESAPAVEPGRTHGPTVGPG; encoded by the coding sequence ATGAATCCGGGTGACGTCGTTCCGCTTTCCTTCAATGGCGGCCTGGTCGCGCTGTCGTTCCTGACGGCGGTGCTGGGCTCCTATGTGGCGCTGCTTGCCGCTGTCGGCATCCGCACGGAAACGCAGGACGGCGATATCCGCCTGGGCTATATCCTCATCGGCGCGGTGGCGATGGGCGGCGTCGGTATCTGGAGCATGCACTTCATTGGCATGCAGGCGCAGGACCTGCCCTTCCTGGTTGGTTATCAGGTGGGTTTGACCGTACTCAGCTTCCTGGTTGCCGCGGGGTTCTCCGGGTGGGCTTTCTGGTATGTGGGACGTGACCGTTTCACGATCGGACGCTGCCTGGTCGGCGGCCTGGCCGCAGGCCTGGGCGTCGCCGCCATGCATTATGTCGGCATCAGCGCCATGCGCATGCCGGCAGTATTCCTGTGGAATCTGCCGCTCGTTGTTTTATCGGTTTTGATAGCCGTAATCGCCGCGTCGGCCGCATTATGGCTGGCTTTCAATACGCAAAATGAGCTCCAGCGCGCCGGAGCGGCCGTTTTGATGGCCGTGGCCGTGTGTGGCATGCATTACACCGGCGCCGCGGCGGGCACGGTGGTGTGCGCCGCGCCGCGCGACGGAACCGGCATGCAGATCGGCGGCGTGCTGCTTCCCTATATTGCCTTCGGGCTGTCGGCCGTGGTGCTGGTGCTCATGCGCTGGCACCTGCAGCGGGCCTCCAGCCGTTTTCGCGCTCGCCTGGCGCAGCGCATCGACGCCATCATCGAATCGGCTCCCGCCGTGGAGCCGGGCAGGACCCACGGTCCCACGGTGGGACCGGGTTAG